TATTTTAATACCTTAGCTGTGTACAGGGAGAGTTTTCTTAGGAAAAGTCATGAAGTTCAGCAGGGTCTCCAGGATATGCTCAAGGTCCAGTGGGCCGCTCACTCTTTAAGGGTGTCCTGTACTGGTTAGGATTATACAAGACTTCGTTGGCCTTCTTCATCCGCTGTCGTATTTTCAGCTGCTCTGCACGATTTTTATCTACTTGACGCTTTGCTAACATGAATCCAATAATTCCAGAAGGAAATCCGATAATCCTGAGaagaaaagatgaaagaaaagctTTGAGTGTAAATACACTGGCTgaaggattaaaataaaaaaagcaaatgacCATTATACAAAGATTAGGGCTGTAAAACTCCAAACCACCAAGTGGCAGACTAAATTATGGTTAACCCATCTGAAATTAACagctttcattgtatttgttaataaACTGCTGCAATAAAAATACAACAGTAAAACATCAAATGAGCAACAGCAGTGTTAGATGACAGGCACAGCAAAAGCGATCAGTGAGGGGGTGTCAGTCAGTGGTCATGTGACAGTTCTCAAAGCTGCTTCATTTTATGTCTAATTAGATGGCCTGTCCATCTGCTGCTGGAAAATTAATAATGAAACTTGGGTTTACAGCATttcaaaatattactttttaaggGAGGACGATTTCCTGTtcacaagttaaaaaaacaaaaattggtaACTTTTAGTGTTTACACAGAATATTAAAAACACTTTcagcaataattaaaaatacactttcagcaataattaaaaatacactttcagcaataattaaaaatactgaacatctatttttgaattttaactatGAATTGTGCCAAGAATAGAAAtgaatcagttaaaaaaaaaattatgaatgtaAAATCCGTTACGTGTTTGTTATCTACTTTCTAAATGcttgttctgtatttagtgattgGCGtcatctgttcttgcattttgccttacACGGTAAGTTGTGGTGACCCTTTGTGACTGCACTTGGTGAGGACCGTTGTGCCAGAACAGTTACACGGCgttatatttctgaggtggccctGGTAGACTGGCCAACTGGCTCTGTGGAGagtttttgtgtgaaatttactcagTTTCTTCACACCCCCTACAAGAGAGCCACTCTTTGAATTGCTCTGTCCAAGATTCCGTCCATTTTTTCCtgcaaggttgtttttttttttcttgtattgttaGGGCATCAAGACTGGGGGGCACATGTAAACAGGCCTAACTGTACATCACAAATGGGCATCCATTATTAAATGTACTTAATCTAATAAGGGATCACGGGACTGGCGTCTGTCCCATCAAAATTAGGCAGAAAGATGTAATATTTAAGAAGATGCTTTACCAGGCCAGGGTGACTTTTCTCATTGGGTTTTTGGCTTTCCTTTTAGGTATATACTCTGGTCCTTCTGGTAATGTTCGTCCTACTTCTGCTCGAACACCTCCATGAGAACAGTGGAAAGATTTTAACTGTTGAGAAGCGTTACTTGAACTTGAAGTTCTGTGGGCTATACTGAGGCTTCTGTTCCACAGCcctgaagaggaaaaaaaaaaataatttgcaaaataatGTCTGGAATATCTTACCTTTTTTCAATTTGCAGTAAACCAGTTTACAGTTTCTAGGCGGCCAGAGGCTTTCCCTGCAACATCAGGTGCAGGGCACGAAAACTTTTatgtattacaaaaaaatgactttttagtCTCCCACCATATTTAGCGACCTGGTTAGGGTGACATGGAGAACAAATATGAGACCTCAGTTAAACAGCCATGAGGTTCTGACTTGGACTCCTTAACCACTGGGAACATCCCAATGGTCAGTAATCGTTTAGGAGACCATAAACTTCCCAGTTTCATCCTCAGTTCTCACTGTGTGATTCTGAATGTttatgaaagtttatttttttagtattgctcaaataaaatgttttaccttGCTTATACAATGCCCTTTTATAGCTGTGTCAGCGTTTTCATCATAAACCCATCAGACTGGCGAACAGGTGGTCGTCACAGGGGGTCAGATCTGCTGAATTGAGCTTAACAGAGATGACCAGCAGCTGTCCACTACTTTCCCTGCCTGTTATCTGTATAATACCAACAAGTTACAGTATTATGGGCTTTTGAGGCATGTAATTAGTACGCGCCTCACCCACATCATCAAAAGTTATGCACATGTCTTTGCCAGCACTAACTTGGGCCGTGAATTTCTCAGAtgttggattattattattatgcctcCATTGTTTTGAGTGTTGTTTAGACTTTGGGATACAGTGATGTATTATGAATTTCATTCACGTTATGAGACAGTTTAAATTTTTTCTAATATCAAGATTCTCTTTGAAAGGCAGATGGTATGAGGCAACAGCCAAAGTGCACAGACCTTGTTTGTGTGCAAATGTTCATAAAGAGCAGATTTAACTGACATTACTAATCCTTAGTGTCTATTATCTCATTCACCATCACTCTTTGATTCTCCAATCACTCTTCTGCCATTGATGTCGAATACTGGGGCAGATCATGGGTCATGTTCAAGAGACATCTTGCTAGCCACGACAGAATTCTGTACCCCACTTCTTGACAGCATCTCATGAAGGGGACTGGTTCTGAAACTCAATGACTTGACTAGGCAAGAAAGAATTGCCAAGGGTTTATTCTTCTCTAGCATTAGAAATTCAGTGACTGCACCACACTTGATTTTGTGTCTTTCAGCATCCATGCCAACTTGGTTTTGAATCAAGAAGCTTAAATTATAACTCACAAATGCTATAAATTTGTAATTCACATACGGTATTTTAGTACACAGAAGCAAATCTTTAGCCACTTACAAAATCAGCACTGTGAAACAACCCTCTTTGTTTTAGTCTCAAAACATTTTGATCATCCCTTGTCATGAACCTAGTCAGATCCTAAGCAACTGCAGTTAGTTCCCGTAAAGCTCCTTTGGATGATGTGTCTTCACTACAAAAAggtgttatgattttttttttagtgggcAGCAGATCTTGAAATGGTGCGTAACtgctgcattacatttttcacagTGGCATACCAAAAGAAAATGGTTGTGCACCACTGCCTCTCACTTTTTACATCAGAGTTTTCTGATGTATTTCATTGTGATCAAACCTCTGAGGGGGGGGGACTGCCTCACAATTTGATTAAGTAATTGAGAAGTCAACAAAAACAGAGAGTACCAGTgcttatttgtttccacttcaagcactgggtGGGTGGCCTAATACTCAGCAATCTTGTGACAGTATCCCAGTGTGAGTGTGTGGGTGAGTAGCACTCCACCTAATGTTGGCTTCCAACCTTCCATCCATAAGTTACACGACACAACACAATATTAACAGGATACAGTATTACTGCCTTCTGAGATGCTTTTTCTCCACGGCCTTTAAGGCGATGTCACATTGTACATGTCCTAGTCTTATGGTTATGTCAGGCttgccaactgcagttgctgatcttgttggcagaccatgtcaatttacatgactgaaaaatcGCTGGGCATGGCAAATTATGGGACTGCATGACAACTTTCCACTGCAGTCTTGCTCAACCCTTCTTCCGACAgccaataatgtacagtttaacAGAGCTGTACTGAATTAACAGGTGCAGTGAGTTAAGCTGCAATCTTGAGAAatcatgagacatcagacagacgagcatCCCCTCTGCTTTTGAGGTCCAAAACTGCCACATTACTTATTCCTTGTCACCACAATATGTGCAATGTACTTTTGAATGAGCATTCATTGATTGTCAGCTCTCATTCACACAGATCCCACCAGCACGACTAAAGAATAATCAAACCGGTTGGATTCTGTCAGGGTGAACTGCTGAATagtcgctgggtatgtcagactacgcTACCAGTGTGCCCTGCTATCTGCCTCCGACTTGCTCAGATTACATAAATTAAGGCaagactgaaaatcgctggaatggtcatgtaatgtgacaacGCTAACCAGGCTTGTTATTTTTCAGTGAATAACCTAGTGGTTAGAGCCACCAAACACCAAGTGCAGACACAGTTACATGACCGTGTGTTAAATTCTCAGCCTGGCCACCATGCATATTCCTGTTCTTATAACAAAGAGAAGTATCCAGCTTCTTCTCATTACTCAGCTGTAAATTTGCCAAGAAGTAGCCTGGCATTTCCTTTACGGCTGGTCTGCGCCATGTCCCCGACACTGTTTAAAGAAGCATCTGTCAAATACTGCTTTTTCAAGGTTAACTTGTTTGTCATTTGAAACAACACACATTATTGCAGAGCAGAACAAAATTACATTACCTGGCCCAATTTTATGCAAGTatagacaacaaaaataaatagcaataataaGATTAAACAACAAAGAATCGCCAATATATTGCACTGTATTAACATATTAGCACCATATTACCAGACTGATTATAGTTTAAGAGTCTAATTAGCTTGTTTGAAATCTGGTAGTTCTGCACCATATACTTCAATGCCACTGCCAGAAAGCAAAAGGGTCAATCCACGTGAAATAAGCAGAGGCCTCCTGAGTGATCATCTCCAATTTGCTTAGTATTTTAGTTTTTGGGTACAACAACGTTATTTCCATAGTGTGCACAATTTTAGGCTGGTGTCGTCATTAGTTTCTGAGATATGGATAAGTAAGGAAGTGTGGCCCTAATTCCACTAAAAATGAATGctactaaaaaaaattacaattgaaCTGTTAATTCTAGATGCATAAAAACTTCACAGATTGTTCTTAAGGATTAGACATTTTTATCGTCCAAAATAGTTGTTCCACAGTGGCATATTTGCCAAGTTATAGCTTGCTGAAAAATTGTATAAGTAAAAATTTAGATTGTGCTGTTGAGCAACTTTGGCCCTCCAGATCTCTACACTAAACTTCATCAGTGCTTGTATTTATTAAGCGTCTCAGGGTAGGAACACTTTCCTGACTGtctggaaattaaaaatataatcacagACCTGTGTTGTACACTTGTAAAAATGTGTCATTGAattcatatatgtatattatgtctAAATAGTCAATGTTTTTATTCTGCTAAACACAGTTCTATAGTTTAACCAAACTGGAAAGAAATATTGTCTGCTTTAAGAGTTTAAAGAGTCCACAGATGTCCTTTTTcatgtcatttaaatgttcatgctGCCTGCCCGTTGATGTAAGTGGTGCATCGATGATCTTCAGGGTTATGCACAAGAGGGGCCCCCACAGACATCCTCTCTCTTGTAAGCCTTAGAGGGACCATGAGGATACATAAATATAACTTGTACATCTTATTCCTCCTCTGATGTTGCGTGAATGTTGCCAGCCCACCATTGTTGGTTATAGGCACACATATACACtacaactaagaaaaaaaaattataagactTGAAAAGCACATTTCTGTTTGCAAGTAGTATAACAGGGTAAGTTGGATACCTTAGTAAATACAGTTTGGTTCAAGGTaccaacttcatattttgtgcatttactAATTAAACCTTACACTTTCCAGGGGTATAATTCTTTCTGTGGTAGACTTTGTCAAACATGGgcaaaatggatttgaaatataggcatgaaatgattttttttctgttttaacgcCTCATCTCTTTGGTGCCTTGATTTATTTCTGACAGGCGCCTAGTTGCTAAATAACAATTATAACTGGAGTAGCACTTAGCCAAATATGAAAGATCTGATGTAGTTTAGTGTGGAGATATAGTGAGCCAAAGTTGCTCTAAAGCACATAAGATTTTGTTATACGATTGTCAGCGAGTCATACATTAGCACAACCGTGTTAACTTGGAACTTAATGATATCGTGTGCTATGTCAAGCATTAAGTAGTATCAGTTCAAAAGTTACGATTTCTGTAACAATGTAATTTTTACGAGCCCTCGTTTTTTGCAGTAAAATTTGAGACACGCACTCTTTATTTAATGCCTGTATATCTGAGACACTAAAGAAGACACAAGCCTGCACACTGCTGCACTTATTGGGTACAATGACATTATTTTCAGCAAATATGAAGCAAATCGGTAATCAGTCTTAAGTCACATTCTAAAATCTGTTGATCTGACACGGAATGACTCAAGCAGtacgtggtggtggtggtggtggtggagggtCTCCTATTAATCTCGGTGCTCCTGTTTTAGCACCGCTTGTTGTAGACTTCCTACTTGGAAGGGGCAGATTTCCCAATGACATCTCAGCTGAAAATGTACCAACACCTTCGAGGTGGCACATTTTGCCACTTCGTCACTTTAGTAACaagtcagtaataataataataatgcacttcATTTATAAAGGTGTTTGTTCAAAGATATCAAACAATACTGGTAAGACACAAGGCACTGGTACTGAAACGTTCACTTATAATGACTTACATTGCACATGTTTATTGCACGACACTGGCTTCGCTGTATTCACATTACAAGGGCATCGTCGCATCATGCCTTAAACTCTAAAGCACAGAATAGccataaattacatttaaattaaaaacaagtacCAGGTAGTAAGGTTTCCTTAAAtattgtaatgccagaattacgTATCTATTTAAAACTAAACACTGTCTTTCTGTCACTTCTTTACCTTTCAAGCCAAGTAAGCTCACAACAGGAAGCCGACACAGTGCAGCCATGTCTACTCACGCGAAGGCACTCCCACAATCCCTTGCGGCACACCAGCCGCATTGTTccttgggaattgtagttctgACGAGTCCGCTTACTTCCGTAACGAGACTTGCTAGTTTCTAaaatggccctagtgtatgctgggtgtgtttgtgtgtgtcctgcggtgggttggcaccctgcccgggattggttcttgccttgggCCCtatgttcg
This region of Erpetoichthys calabaricus chromosome 8, fErpCal1.3, whole genome shotgun sequence genomic DNA includes:
- the si:ch73-71c20.5 gene encoding DUF4748 domain-containing protein, coding for MAALCRLPVVSLLGLKGLWNRSLSIAHRTSSSSNASQQLKSFHCSHGGVRAEVGRTLPEGPEYIPKRKAKNPMRKVTLAWIIGFPSGIIGFMLAKRQVDKNRAEQLKIRQRMKKANEVLYNPNQYRTPLKSERPTGP